The following coding sequences lie in one Chitinophagaceae bacterium genomic window:
- a CDS encoding HlyD family efflux transporter periplasmic adaptor subunit, translated as MKSNLLQIFSISVLLFSCKNENSNHDASGTFEATETIISAEATGKILAFDISEGDVIKQGQQVGYIDSTQLHLSKMQLTQSQKAILSGRPDVKTQIEALQNELDNAVIDKKRMENLVKGEVASQKQLDDANTRIAVLQSKIAAQKSVLHTTTTTLDEQGNTVQTQLAQVEDQLRKCRIINPVNGTVLTKYANTFEMTAAGKPLYKIADLTVIELRAYITNDQFANIKLGQKVKVNVDDGNDKLRSYDGTIDWINNKAEFTPKSIQTKDERANMVYAIKIRVQNDGLLKIGMYGEVVF; from the coding sequence ATGAAAAGTAATTTGCTACAAATCTTTTCCATAAGTGTATTGTTGTTTTCATGTAAAAATGAGAACAGTAATCATGATGCTTCAGGAACCTTTGAAGCAACGGAAACAATTATTTCGGCTGAGGCAACCGGTAAAATCCTTGCTTTTGATATCAGCGAAGGTGATGTGATTAAACAAGGTCAACAGGTTGGATACATTGACAGCACGCAATTACACTTATCTAAAATGCAATTGACGCAAAGTCAGAAGGCAATTCTTTCCGGAAGGCCCGATGTTAAAACACAAATTGAAGCTTTACAAAACGAGTTGGATAATGCCGTGATTGATAAAAAGCGAATGGAGAATTTAGTGAAAGGCGAAGTGGCTTCGCAAAAACAACTGGATGATGCGAATACAAGAATTGCTGTCCTCCAATCGAAAATTGCTGCGCAGAAAAGTGTGCTGCACACCACTACTACAACGCTCGATGAGCAGGGAAATACAGTTCAAACGCAATTGGCGCAGGTTGAAGATCAGTTGCGTAAATGCAGGATAATTAATCCTGTTAATGGAACCGTGCTGACTAAATATGCCAACACATTCGAAATGACTGCAGCCGGAAAACCGCTTTATAAAATTGCCGACTTAACGGTTATTGAATTGAGAGCATACATTACCAACGATCAGTTTGCAAACATTAAGCTTGGACAAAAAGTGAAAGTGAATGTTGACGATGGTAACGATAAATTAAGATCCTACGATGGAACAATAGATTGGATCAACAACAAAGCTGAGTTTACTCCTAAGAGTATTCAGACAAAAGATGAAAGAGCAAACATGGTTTATGCTATTAAGATCAGGGTTCAAAATGATGGGTTGCTGAAGATTGGGATGTATGGGGAAGTGGTTTTTTAA
- a CDS encoding DASS family sodium-coupled anion symporter produces the protein MIIPTDLEKQNANGSWGKNKSLYLFLITFVVAFILTLLIKEPGFTDSQVYVLFLLFFAVGLWITEAIPAFAVSLFIIAYLVFALGNKHFNASPENIDIYVRTFSDSIIWLLLGGFFLAKAMAKTKLDETLFRFTLKIAGTNPRNIIIGVMIITMLVSMVLSNTATTSMVLAAVLPLIKLLDKNRNFAKGLLLGIPLASTAGGIATIIGTPANAIAAGALQNNGVTIEFLDWMIYGTPIAVFITVVSCFVLIKTYVKDTTPISFPDLNESEKSEGSSLHRKIVIAVILVTVGLWLTTSLHGMKVASVCAIPLVIFTLTGVLDGKDVRSMAWDTLLLVAGGISLGLSLEHTGLLEHYAAMLISLELTSIVLLTIFGFLAMLLANVMTNSTATAIMVPICMAILPALKLEAAMIVAISSSAALVLLASSPSNAIIYSTGLVEQKDFRYTGILVGILGPLLTILWVLFLS, from the coding sequence ATGATAATACCGACGGATTTGGAAAAACAAAATGCCAATGGAAGTTGGGGAAAGAATAAGTCTCTCTATTTATTTCTGATAACTTTTGTTGTTGCTTTTATTTTAACGCTTCTTATTAAGGAGCCTGGCTTTACCGATTCGCAGGTGTATGTTTTGTTCCTGTTATTTTTTGCTGTTGGATTATGGATTACGGAAGCCATTCCAGCTTTTGCAGTCAGTCTTTTTATAATCGCTTATCTCGTATTCGCGCTCGGTAATAAACATTTTAATGCATCTCCTGAAAATATTGATATTTATGTAAGAACATTTTCTGATAGCATCATCTGGCTTTTGCTGGGAGGATTTTTTCTTGCAAAAGCAATGGCTAAAACAAAGCTGGATGAAACGCTTTTCAGGTTCACACTGAAAATTGCAGGAACAAACCCAAGGAACATTATTATAGGCGTGATGATTATCACGATGCTCGTTTCTATGGTGTTGTCCAACACCGCCACTACTTCCATGGTGTTGGCAGCAGTGTTGCCATTAATTAAACTGCTTGATAAAAACCGAAATTTTGCCAAAGGACTTTTGTTAGGCATTCCGCTGGCTTCTACAGCCGGTGGAATTGCAACCATCATAGGTACGCCTGCCAATGCAATTGCTGCCGGAGCGTTGCAAAATAATGGTGTCACCATCGAGTTTCTCGACTGGATGATTTACGGCACACCCATAGCAGTATTTATAACGGTGGTAAGTTGCTTTGTTCTAATAAAGACGTATGTAAAAGACACGACTCCCATTTCTTTTCCTGATCTGAATGAAAGTGAAAAATCTGAAGGATCATCACTCCATCGAAAAATAGTGATTGCAGTAATTTTAGTAACCGTGGGTTTGTGGCTTACTACTTCTTTGCATGGAATGAAGGTGGCATCCGTATGTGCAATTCCGCTTGTTATTTTTACGCTTACAGGTGTTCTTGATGGAAAGGATGTCCGCAGCATGGCCTGGGACACCCTTTTATTAGTTGCCGGCGGCATATCGCTTGGGCTGAGTCTTGAACATACAGGATTGTTAGAACACTATGCTGCTATGCTGATAAGTCTTGAATTAACCAGCATAGTGCTGCTCACTATTTTTGGTTTTCTGGCAATGCTGCTTGCGAATGTGATGACTAATTCCACTGCAACGGCCATCATGGTTCCAATTTGCATGGCCATACTTCCTGCACTGAAGTTAGAAGCGGCAATGATTGTTGCCATCTCATCATCTGCCGCTTTGGTATTGCTGGCATCAAGCCCTTCCAATGCGATAATATACAGTACTGGATTGGTGGAACAAAAAGACTTTCGGTATACAGGAATACTGGTTGGGATTCTTGGGCCGCTGCTCACAATTTTGTGGGTTTTGTTTTTGTCTTAG
- a CDS encoding four helix bundle protein has product MENVIAKKTYSFAIRIVNLYKILVADKKEFVLSKQTLRSGTPIGALVREAEHAQSKADFLNKMNIALKEANETEYWLMLLKDTDYISMQEFQSIHNDCSEVVKLLMSIVKSTKKTLGR; this is encoded by the coding sequence ATGGAAAATGTAATTGCAAAAAAAACTTACTCATTCGCTATTCGAATTGTGAATCTATACAAGATTCTTGTTGCTGATAAAAAGGAATTTGTTCTTTCAAAGCAAACATTGAGAAGTGGAACCCCAATTGGCGCATTAGTTCGTGAGGCCGAGCATGCTCAATCAAAAGCGGATTTTCTAAACAAAATGAATATTGCTTTAAAAGAAGCGAATGAAACCGAATACTGGTTGATGTTGCTGAAAGACACAGATTATATATCAATGCAAGAATTTCAATCAATACACAATGACTGTTCCGAAGTAGTAAAACTATTAATGAGCATAGTAAAATCGACGAAGAAAACATTAGGAAGATAA
- a CDS encoding TolC family protein translates to MIKPRPCHQLYSGYAMLLAIVFIMTGTNGFAQLNIDTCQAKAKENYPLIKQYDLIAKSLEYTISNANKAYLPQVSLNAIGAYIISGFPSVNIPGQEPTEPEKFQFIGIGQINQAIWDGGATHAQKEIAKASTEVDKANTDLAFYNIRERVNQLYFGILVIDEQLKQLNILNENLNRNLDKVKLSKDNGLAYQSDVDEVKAEILNIEQKKIEFNFTRKGYVEMLSFMTGVPLNENVKIEKPPVIESYAALINNRAELGLYARQQELIGARSTIDKVYNMPKVGFLAAGVLIEPGMDFASTKINSLAVAGLSVSWNTAGIYKSSNNKQLSKIQLDRISNQQEAFLFTNSLQLKQAASEIEKQKAIISKDDEIVLLKGNIKKSYQLKYDNGISPMNDLIDAISKESEARSNQSLHNVQLLMSMYNYKTISGN, encoded by the coding sequence ATGATAAAACCGCGACCTTGTCACCAATTATATTCCGGTTACGCAATGCTGCTTGCGATCGTTTTTATAATGACCGGAACGAATGGTTTTGCGCAACTGAATATTGATACCTGCCAGGCAAAGGCAAAAGAAAATTATCCGCTTATCAAGCAATATGATCTGATTGCAAAATCGCTGGAGTATACCATCTCAAATGCTAACAAAGCCTACTTGCCGCAGGTAAGTCTCAATGCAATTGGTGCTTATATCATAAGTGGATTTCCGTCTGTAAACATTCCCGGCCAAGAACCAACGGAGCCGGAGAAATTTCAATTCATTGGTATCGGTCAAATTAACCAGGCAATTTGGGATGGCGGAGCAACACATGCACAAAAGGAAATTGCGAAAGCAAGTACCGAAGTTGACAAAGCAAATACTGACCTGGCGTTTTATAACATCAGGGAGCGTGTAAATCAATTATACTTCGGGATTTTGGTGATCGATGAACAATTAAAGCAACTCAATATTCTGAATGAAAACCTGAACCGCAACCTGGATAAAGTAAAACTTTCAAAAGACAATGGACTTGCGTACCAGAGTGATGTGGATGAAGTGAAAGCAGAAATTTTAAACATCGAGCAAAAGAAAATTGAATTCAATTTTACAAGAAAGGGTTATGTTGAAATGCTTTCATTTATGACCGGTGTGCCGCTGAATGAAAATGTGAAGATTGAAAAGCCTCCAGTGATTGAATCATACGCAGCGCTCATCAATAACAGGGCGGAGCTTGGTTTGTATGCCAGGCAACAGGAATTAATTGGCGCGAGATCTACAATTGATAAGGTTTATAATATGCCTAAAGTTGGATTCCTGGCTGCCGGAGTGCTGATTGAGCCGGGAATGGATTTCGCCTCAACAAAAATAAATTCGTTAGCTGTGGCAGGATTAAGTGTTTCATGGAATACCGCGGGAATTTATAAATCATCCAACAATAAGCAGCTCTCCAAAATCCAGTTGGATAGAATCTCCAACCAACAGGAAGCATTTTTGTTTACCAATAGTCTTCAACTCAAACAGGCAGCAAGTGAAATCGAAAAACAAAAAGCAATCATCAGCAAGGATGATGAAATTGTTTTGTTGAAAGGCAACATCAAAAAATCGTACCAGTTGAAATACGACAACGGCATAAGTCCGATGAACGATTTAATAGATGCCATCAGCAAGGAAAGTGAAGCGCGCAGCAATCAGTCGTTGCACAATGTGCAATTGCTGATGAGTATGTACAATTATAAAACCATCAGCGGAAACTAA
- a CDS encoding ABC transporter permease: MLKYLLEKEFKQIVRNSFMPKIILIFPFMVLLVFPWAANFEIKNINLSVVDNDHSDYSLRLVNKVISSGYFKLTDVSPDYKSALENVETDKADIILEIPVNFEKDLIREQQAKLLISANTVNGTKGGLGSAYLSGIVNDFSSEVRTKWIQVTASSAIPNIEIVTQNRFNPQLNYKIFMVPALMVMLLTMLCGFLPALNIVGEKEAGTMEQINVTPITRFTFILSKLLPYWIIGFIVLTISFGVAYLMYGLVPAGHISTIYFFAAIYILGISGLGLVISNYSDTMQQAMFVMYFFVLILILMSGLFTPVSSMPLWAQNITIVNPLKYFMQVMRLVYLKGSGIAELTTELKALGTFALLFNLWAIRSYRKTV; this comes from the coding sequence ATGTTAAAATACTTGCTGGAAAAGGAGTTCAAACAAATTGTCCGGAATTCATTCATGCCGAAAATCATCCTGATTTTTCCGTTCATGGTTTTACTGGTATTTCCATGGGCGGCAAACTTTGAAATCAAAAATATAAACCTGAGCGTGGTCGACAACGATCACAGCGATTACTCCTTACGATTAGTTAATAAGGTAATTTCTTCCGGATACTTTAAATTAACAGATGTATCTCCGGATTATAAGAGCGCATTGGAGAATGTTGAAACAGATAAAGCAGATATCATTCTTGAAATTCCTGTGAATTTTGAAAAGGATCTGATTCGTGAACAGCAGGCAAAGCTTTTGATTTCGGCGAATACAGTAAACGGTACAAAAGGAGGTTTGGGAAGCGCCTATCTTTCAGGCATTGTGAATGATTTTTCATCGGAAGTAAGAACCAAATGGATCCAGGTTACTGCGTCTTCAGCAATTCCAAACATTGAGATAGTAACGCAAAACAGGTTCAACCCGCAACTCAACTATAAAATTTTCATGGTTCCTGCTTTAATGGTAATGTTGCTTACCATGCTTTGTGGCTTTCTTCCTGCACTGAATATTGTTGGCGAAAAAGAAGCCGGAACGATGGAACAGATTAATGTAACACCCATTACAAGATTTACATTTATCCTATCCAAGCTCCTTCCTTACTGGATCATCGGGTTCATTGTTTTAACCATCAGCTTTGGCGTTGCTTACCTGATGTATGGGTTAGTACCGGCAGGACATATCAGCACCATTTATTTTTTTGCAGCCATTTACATATTGGGAATTTCCGGTCTCGGCCTGGTGATCTCCAATTATTCTGACACCATGCAGCAAGCCATGTTTGTGATGTATTTTTTTGTTTTGATTCTGATACTGATGAGCGGTTTGTTTACACCGGTAAGCAGCATGCCGTTATGGGCGCAAAATATCACCATCGTAAATCCGCTGAAGTATTTTATGCAGGTAATGCGATTAGTTTATCTGAAGGGAAGTGGCATTGCTGAACTCACAACAGAGTTAAAGGCACTTGGTACTTTTGCACTTTTGTTTAACCTGTGGGCAATTCGCAGTTACCGTAAAACGGTTTGA
- a CDS encoding ABC transporter permease, translated as MKQFGAFVLKEFRHIFRDKRTMMILLGMPVIQIILFGFAITTEVKNANVAICDPSKDIATQKIIERIKANEHFSISTILNNPDQITTLFREGKTGLVICFSERFNENLMHSGHAQIQLIADATDPNTATTLTNYASAIIASYQQELMNQSSVPLRISTETKFLYNPQMKGAYNFVPGVLGMILMLICAMMTSIAIVREKEMGTMEVLLVSPMKPILIILAKVVPYFIISCVNLTTVLLLSVFVLGVPVAGSLFWLIAVSMLFIFVSLALGLLVSTLTESQMAAMLISGMAFMMPVMLLSGMMFPIENMPVPLQWLSNIIPAKWFIISMKNLMIKGTAVSSVIKEIIILCVMALVIITVSLKKFKNRLE; from the coding sequence ATGAAACAATTCGGAGCATTCGTTTTAAAAGAGTTTCGCCATATTTTTCGCGACAAACGGACCATGATGATTTTGCTGGGAATGCCCGTTATCCAGATCATTTTATTCGGATTCGCCATTACCACAGAAGTTAAAAATGCCAACGTGGCGATCTGCGACCCGTCAAAGGATATTGCCACTCAAAAAATAATTGAGCGGATTAAGGCGAATGAGCATTTTAGTATTTCAACTATTCTGAATAATCCTGATCAAATTACAACGCTCTTCCGTGAGGGAAAAACCGGCCTGGTAATTTGTTTCAGCGAACGATTCAATGAAAATTTAATGCACAGCGGCCATGCACAGATACAACTGATTGCTGATGCAACAGATCCTAATACTGCTACCACGCTTACCAATTATGCAAGTGCCATCATTGCATCGTATCAACAGGAGCTGATGAATCAATCAAGTGTTCCGCTCCGAATTTCGACCGAGACAAAATTTCTTTACAACCCACAAATGAAAGGGGCCTATAATTTTGTTCCGGGCGTTTTAGGAATGATCCTTATGTTGATATGCGCCATGATGACCTCCATTGCCATAGTCCGCGAAAAGGAAATGGGAACGATGGAGGTGCTGCTTGTTTCGCCTATGAAACCGATCCTTATTATTCTTGCCAAGGTGGTTCCTTATTTTATTATATCCTGCGTAAACCTTACTACTGTTTTGCTTTTATCTGTTTTTGTTTTGGGAGTGCCCGTTGCAGGAAGCCTGTTCTGGCTCATAGCAGTTTCAATGCTTTTTATTTTTGTTTCGCTTGCATTAGGGTTATTGGTTTCTACTTTAACAGAATCGCAGATGGCAGCCATGCTAATATCGGGCATGGCTTTCATGATGCCGGTTATGTTGCTTTCCGGGATGATGTTTCCCATTGAAAATATGCCTGTGCCGTTACAATGGCTATCCAACATCATACCTGCAAAGTGGTTTATTATTTCGATGAAGAACCTCATGATTAAAGGAACCGCTGTATCATCGGTTATTAAAGAAATAATCATTCTATGTGTAATGGCGTTGGTGATCATCACTGTCAGTTTAAAAAAATTTAAAAACCGGTTGGAGTAA
- a CDS encoding nucleotidyltransferase domain-containing protein — translation MSSENHLRQLIRQAVLDVDPSAEMYLFGSRARGDADKFSDWDVLILSSMQVDEKVKDLFRDKILEVEIAQDQIITSIIYSKLNWGNYSVTPLFQNIQKEGVQL, via the coding sequence ATGTCATCAGAAAATCATCTTCGGCAATTAATCAGGCAAGCGGTACTGGATGTTGATCCTTCGGCAGAGATGTACCTATTCGGATCACGAGCTCGTGGTGACGCCGATAAGTTTTCTGATTGGGATGTTCTTATTCTCTCCTCAATGCAGGTAGATGAAAAAGTGAAAGATCTATTCCGCGACAAAATTCTTGAAGTGGAGATCGCCCAAGACCAAATAATTACATCCATCATCTACTCAAAGTTGAACTGGGGAAACTATTCAGTGACTCCACTCTTTCAAAACATTCAGAAAGAAGGCGTGCAGCTATGA
- a CDS encoding anaerobic C4-dicarboxylate transporter: MIWLQLLVLLAMILIGSRLKGIALGLMGVVGVFIYVTFFGMRPADPPGDIMLIILCVVTLSAALEAAGGLDYIVKIAEKIIRKNPQRITIIAPIVSYVLCLFAGTSHVIYSLLPIISDVSVKNRIRPERPLSASVIACHAALTGSPMSAATASFAAILAFPGAAADIMLICIPACFIGSVAAALVMMRYGKELDNDPVFLEKMKDPEFASAINQLSEESTPDAAQTKKAKRAVIIFGVTILLIVLSGTFPDIVPDTAAGNASFHTNADGTLKMVTVIETIALSAAALMVILTGTSPAKIVKASLFNSMGSALISVFGVVWMAATFMDANKQVIADSLGSITAAHPWTFTIAIFVVGVLMFSWGSTTKAMMPLGLALGIPAAFLIPMFPAVGSFFLIPGYPTLLAAINMDKTGTTKVGNLVINHSFLLPGMVATVVSIGVGFLLASFLL; encoded by the coding sequence ATGATCTGGCTGCAACTTCTCGTTCTTCTCGCAATGATTCTTATTGGTTCGCGCCTTAAGGGAATTGCTCTTGGTTTAATGGGAGTAGTTGGTGTGTTTATTTATGTCACCTTTTTTGGAATGCGTCCTGCCGATCCGCCCGGTGATATCATGCTTATCATTCTTTGCGTAGTTACACTTTCAGCAGCACTGGAAGCTGCAGGTGGTTTGGATTACATCGTGAAAATTGCAGAAAAAATTATCCGTAAGAATCCGCAACGCATCACTATCATTGCACCTATTGTATCTTATGTACTCTGCCTTTTTGCTGGCACCTCGCACGTCATTTATTCTTTGTTACCCATTATCTCCGATGTGTCAGTAAAGAATCGCATTCGTCCTGAACGTCCATTGAGTGCGTCAGTGATTGCCTGCCATGCGGCTCTCACCGGAAGTCCGATGTCGGCAGCTACAGCATCGTTTGCTGCCATTCTCGCTTTTCCGGGAGCAGCAGCAGACATCATGCTTATATGCATTCCAGCATGCTTCATTGGTTCAGTGGCGGCCGCATTAGTAATGATGCGTTACGGAAAAGAACTCGATAACGATCCGGTTTTTCTGGAGAAGATGAAAGATCCTGAATTCGCTTCAGCTATTAATCAGTTGTCGGAAGAATCTACACCTGATGCGGCTCAAACAAAAAAAGCAAAACGCGCGGTGATAATATTTGGTGTAACGATCCTTTTGATCGTGTTAAGCGGAACCTTTCCTGATATAGTACCTGACACAGCAGCAGGCAATGCAAGTTTTCATACCAATGCAGATGGCACTTTGAAAATGGTTACCGTGATTGAAACCATCGCGCTCTCTGCTGCTGCACTGATGGTAATTCTTACCGGAACAAGTCCGGCGAAAATTGTGAAAGCGAGCTTGTTCAATTCTATGGGCAGTGCATTGATCTCTGTTTTCGGCGTGGTGTGGATGGCCGCTACTTTCATGGATGCTAACAAACAGGTGATTGCGGATTCATTGGGTAGCATCACTGCAGCACATCCCTGGACTTTTACCATTGCCATCTTTGTAGTTGGTGTTTTGATGTTCAGTTGGGGATCAACAACCAAAGCAATGATGCCGCTTGGGTTAGCTCTAGGTATACCGGCTGCTTTTCTAATCCCGATGTTTCCTGCTGTGGGAAGTTTCTTTTTAATTCCCGGTTATCCTACGTTACTTGCAGCCATCAACATGGATAAAACAGGCACTACAAAAGTTGGCAATCTAGTCATCAATCACAGTTTCTTATTGCCAGGTATGGTGGCAACGGTTGTTTCTATCGGTGTTGGATTTCTTCTGGCCAGTTTTTTATTGTGA
- a CDS encoding ABC transporter ATP-binding protein yields MKVIEAQSLVKRFGNFTAVDNITFDVEQGEIFGFLGANGAGKTTAMRMFCGLSKPTAGEGSVAGFDIRKNPESIKKNIGYMSQKFSLYNDLKVWENIRLFAGIYGVKEKQINIKTTELLQRLNFERERETLVKDLPLGWKQKLAFSVAILHHPKVVFLDEPTGGVDPVTRRQFWELIYEAATSGITVFVTTHYMDEAEYCNRVSIMVDGKIEALDTPKKLKQDYSALNMDEVFQQLARKATRKAD; encoded by the coding sequence ATGAAAGTAATTGAAGCACAAAGTTTGGTCAAACGCTTCGGCAATTTCACAGCCGTTGATAATATTACGTTTGACGTGGAGCAAGGAGAGATATTTGGTTTTCTCGGGGCGAATGGTGCAGGTAAAACCACAGCTATGCGTATGTTTTGCGGATTGAGCAAACCCACGGCAGGAGAAGGAAGTGTTGCAGGCTTCGACATTAGAAAGAATCCGGAAAGCATAAAAAAGAATATCGGCTATATGAGCCAGAAGTTTTCACTCTACAACGATTTGAAAGTGTGGGAGAACATCAGGTTGTTTGCAGGAATTTACGGAGTTAAAGAAAAACAAATCAACATTAAAACAACTGAATTGCTGCAGCGACTGAATTTTGAACGGGAACGGGAAACATTGGTAAAAGACCTGCCATTAGGTTGGAAACAGAAACTAGCTTTTTCAGTGGCTATTCTCCACCATCCCAAAGTAGTATTTCTTGATGAACCTACGGGTGGTGTAGATCCGGTTACACGCAGACAGTTCTGGGAACTTATTTATGAGGCAGCAACAAGCGGGATCACTGTTTTTGTTACTACACATTACATGGACGAAGCTGAGTATTGCAACCGTGTTTCCATAATGGTGGATGGTAAAATTGAAGCATTGGATACGCCTAAAAAACTGAAACAGGATTACAGTGCGTTAAATATGGATGAAGTGTTTCAGCAACTTGCGCGTAAAGCAACCCGTAAAGCTGACTGA
- a CDS encoding ABC transporter ATP-binding protein — protein sequence MRSNNEDTLSIVNYPLSIQVHGLTKWYGRKKIVAVDEVSFSVYAGEIFGLIGPDGAGKTTIIRMLTTLLVANKGTATVDGMDVVNDYKKIRNSIGYMPGRFSLYQDMTVEENLHLFATVFNTTIEENYYLIKDIYSQIEPFKDRRAGKLSGGMKQKLALSCALIHKPTVLFLDEPTTGVDPVSRKEFWGMLKNLKQQGITILVSTPYMDEANLCDRIALINLGKILKIDSPQNIINQFGKVLWAVQSNNMPRLLSDLRMNEHVISCFAFGDAHHVTIDTGNYSMKEMESYLIEKGHDGILIQQIQANIEDCFMDFGMENSNNNKQ from the coding sequence ATGAGATCTAACAACGAAGACACATTGTCAATTGTCAATTATCCATTGTCAATTCAAGTCCACGGCTTGACTAAGTGGTATGGCAGGAAGAAAATTGTGGCTGTTGATGAGGTTTCATTTAGTGTATATGCAGGAGAAATATTCGGTCTGATTGGTCCGGATGGTGCAGGCAAGACAACGATTATTCGAATGCTGACTACTTTGCTGGTTGCCAATAAAGGTACAGCCACTGTGGATGGAATGGATGTGGTGAATGATTATAAAAAAATACGCAACAGTATTGGGTATATGCCCGGTCGGTTTTCTCTCTATCAGGATATGACCGTTGAAGAAAACCTCCACCTGTTTGCAACGGTGTTCAACACTACTATTGAAGAGAATTATTATTTGATAAAAGATATTTACAGTCAGATTGAACCCTTCAAAGACAGAAGAGCGGGAAAACTTTCCGGAGGGATGAAGCAAAAGCTTGCATTGAGCTGTGCGTTAATTCACAAACCAACAGTATTGTTCCTGGATGAACCTACCACGGGAGTTGATCCTGTTTCACGCAAGGAGTTTTGGGGCATGCTGAAAAACCTGAAACAGCAAGGGATCACTATTCTTGTTTCAACACCATATATGGACGAAGCTAATTTATGCGACCGTATCGCTTTAATCAACCTGGGAAAAATATTGAAAATTGACTCGCCTCAAAATATTATTAATCAATTTGGAAAAGTATTATGGGCTGTACAGAGCAATAACATGCCGAGACTTTTAAGCGACTTGAGGATGAACGAACATGTAATTTCCTGTTTTGCTTTTGGCGATGCGCATCATGTTACTATTGATACCGGAAATTATTCTATGAAAGAAATGGAATCCTATTTAATTGAAAAAGGTCACGATGGAATTTTAATTCAGCAAATACAGGCAAACATTGAAGACTGCTTTATGGATTTTGGTATGGAAAATTCAAACAACAATAAGCAATGA
- a CDS encoding TetR/AcrR family transcriptional regulator: MAKKKASVQTNTEEKIKTAARKVFMRKGFSATRTRDIAEEAGINLALLNYYFRSKKKLFDLVMQEKIEKLFGVIVPLLTDPSTSLETKIELIVSGYIDVLAENPDLPTFVLNELRKKNFEIIQKFPVDKIIVQSSFIKQLKEKRADINPAHFLVNILGMTVFPFVAKPMLIMTGMVNEKSFITLMNERKKLIPVWVKAILKAK, from the coding sequence GTGGCAAAGAAAAAAGCATCGGTTCAAACCAATACGGAGGAGAAAATAAAAACTGCCGCGCGAAAGGTTTTTATGCGGAAAGGATTTTCAGCTACACGAACGCGTGATATTGCAGAGGAAGCTGGCATCAACCTCGCGCTGCTGAATTATTATTTCCGCAGCAAAAAGAAATTGTTTGACCTGGTGATGCAGGAAAAAATTGAAAAGCTTTTCGGAGTTATTGTGCCCTTGCTGACCGATCCGTCGACCAGCCTTGAAACAAAAATTGAATTGATTGTTTCAGGTTATATTGATGTGCTTGCTGAAAACCCTGACCTCCCCACTTTCGTTTTGAATGAACTGAGAAAGAAGAATTTCGAAATCATACAGAAATTCCCGGTAGACAAAATAATTGTTCAGTCATCCTTTATCAAACAGTTGAAAGAAAAAAGAGCTGATATTAATCCTGCTCATTTCCTGGTCAATATTTTAGGAATGACAGTGTTTCCGTTTGTTGCCAAACCCATGCTGATAATGACGGGCATGGTGAATGAAAAATCGTTCATCACTCTGATGAATGAGCGGAAGAAATTGATTCCTGTTTGGGTAAAAGCCATTTTAAAAGCAAAGTGA